One Verrucomicrobiota bacterium DNA segment encodes these proteins:
- a CDS encoding sulfatase, which yields MKFSLYPKFLIFPILFWSTSFTAAQDKPNILWIFAEDTSPWMGCYGHEVNKGHTPHIDSLANQGVLFKRAYVPAPVCSACRSALMGGMSQIRFNAHEHRSSRGPAQLFLPDGMKLLPQIMNENGYSTFNLGKTDYNFILADSEIFTFSQKQRDPIPWDKVKQQQPFYGQIQTAGGKQNTKTWPEDRKTDRSKVIVPADYPDNAVQREVVAEHYDSIRKDDDFIGEILEGLKRNGLWETTIVVYFGDHGANQLLRHKQMPTEGGLHVPFAVYGPEKWVPRKQVRNDLVNMLDLSATTLAWAGIPIPATWEGQHLFGKEFKAREWVAAAKDRLDHTIDRVRTIRTEQYRYTRNYKTDRIFLQPQYRDTQPYTKNMHDLYHAGKLSDRHKEIYFGERPAEEFYDVEKDPAQMVNLIDDPKLAGEIQRHRQLLDSWIVKGDCGEGEESLDELAFQADNRWGSVNPEYELVRIDHDGDGLSSEWEKVVRRDPDDGKLQFLFDNGGWQTEGWEAEGNLPNIAGYLGFLDFDLPDGHGAIVRKGLNADAARNSGALEIRAKASSSLLVWLLAENESGNMESIAGPVTVKESDHFATYSLMLDGNPNWSGTVKELKLSFKGAPGVFLEIDSIKAQ from the coding sequence ATGAAGTTTTCACTCTACCCTAAATTCTTGATTTTTCCCATCCTGTTTTGGAGCACTTCTTTTACCGCTGCTCAGGACAAGCCCAACATCCTTTGGATATTTGCGGAGGACACTTCGCCCTGGATGGGCTGTTATGGTCATGAGGTCAATAAAGGTCACACACCACATATCGATTCGTTGGCAAATCAAGGGGTGTTGTTTAAACGGGCCTACGTTCCAGCGCCAGTCTGTTCAGCTTGTCGTTCTGCCCTCATGGGCGGGATGAGCCAGATTCGGTTCAATGCCCATGAGCATCGCAGTTCGCGAGGTCCTGCCCAGCTGTTTCTGCCGGATGGCATGAAGCTGCTTCCTCAGATCATGAATGAAAATGGCTACTCCACCTTCAATTTAGGGAAGACCGACTATAACTTTATCCTCGCCGATAGTGAGATCTTCACTTTCAGTCAGAAACAGCGAGACCCGATTCCTTGGGATAAGGTAAAACAGCAGCAGCCATTTTACGGACAGATCCAGACCGCTGGAGGAAAGCAGAATACCAAGACTTGGCCAGAGGACCGGAAAACTGACAGAAGCAAGGTTATTGTTCCAGCCGACTATCCTGACAATGCTGTTCAGCGTGAGGTGGTAGCCGAACACTACGATTCGATACGAAAGGATGATGATTTTATCGGTGAAATCCTGGAAGGTCTGAAAAGAAACGGACTCTGGGAAACTACCATCGTTGTTTATTTTGGAGACCATGGCGCCAATCAACTGCTACGTCATAAGCAGATGCCGACTGAGGGTGGACTGCATGTGCCCTTCGCTGTTTACGGTCCTGAAAAGTGGGTACCTAGAAAACAGGTACGAAACGATCTGGTAAATATGTTGGACTTGTCTGCAACAACCCTTGCCTGGGCTGGTATCCCCATTCCTGCGACTTGGGAAGGGCAGCATTTATTTGGCAAAGAATTTAAGGCGAGAGAATGGGTGGCTGCAGCGAAGGACCGTTTGGATCATACCATCGATCGGGTTCGAACGATTCGGACAGAGCAGTATCGCTACACCCGAAATTACAAAACCGACCGCATTTTCCTTCAACCGCAGTACCGGGATACGCAGCCTTACACAAAAAATATGCATGACCTTTACCACGCGGGGAAATTGTCTGACCGCCACAAAGAAATCTATTTTGGAGAAAGGCCGGCTGAAGAATTTTACGACGTGGAAAAGGATCCGGCGCAGATGGTGAATCTGATCGACGATCCGAAACTCGCGGGTGAGATCCAACGTCATCGTCAGCTTCTCGATTCCTGGATTGTCAAGGGCGACTGTGGGGAAGGGGAAGAATCCCTCGATGAGTTGGCCTTTCAAGCCGATAACCGCTGGGGTTCCGTGAACCCCGAGTATGAGCTGGTTAGAATCGATCACGATGGAGACGGATTGTCGAGTGAGTGGGAGAAGGTAGTGAGACGTGACCCAGACGACGGAAAATTGCAGTTTCTTTTTGATAATGGCGGTTGGCAGACTGAAGGGTGGGAGGCCGAAGGAAACCTTCCGAATATTGCGGGCTATCTTGGGTTTCTGGACTTCGATCTACCGGATGGTCATGGAGCTATCGTGCGAAAGGGATTGAATGCGGACGCGGCCAGGAATTCCGGAGCTTTGGAGATTCGCGCAAAAGCGTCTTCGTCTTTGTTGGTTTGGCTCTTGGCCGAAAATGAATCAGGAAACATGGAATCAATTGCCGGTCCGGTTACCGTAAAAGAGTCGGACCATTTCGCAACGTATTCATTGATGCTTGATGGCAATCCCAATTGGAGCGGAACTGTGAAAGAGCTTAAGCTATCCTTTAAAGGAGCGCCCGGAGTATTTTTGGAAATCGACTCTATAAAGGCCCAGTGA
- a CDS encoding molybdopterin-dependent oxidoreductase, producing the protein MKSKDNNPISRRGFVIKSTAIAATTFAGKAISHAAETPESIASNYPGGPVCPFPALTPAEDFYTVARGNPKPHTLTGQALENARMTPASWRLEITADPFIEEPNIQLPATVNHPLTLADGTALDLPMLLELGKMKSVKYIKAMQCLNIPSPLGQGLWEGVPLRDILGLCGSMNNVRRIYYWGFHNNDPEQIFQSSVSYTQAMETPPGELPVFLAYKLNGKPIPPIRGGPVRMVVTWSHGFKSVKWLQHIFLTNDYRSNDTYALKNNDPESFLKTAAYTTEIPEKVSSGKILTVTGQVISGLSGLERVECWVRKVGAEQEPLDDDDPEFVSAPWKPCHIYPQPDWSVELPNGISTKNILGFDPKTGEPKTWPLRFGVGFWFTEINNLKPGHYEVRARAVDLNGYAQPEPRPAARSGKNGIQVRQFEVV; encoded by the coding sequence ATGAAATCCAAGGACAACAATCCCATCTCGCGCCGCGGATTCGTCATAAAGTCTACGGCCATAGCAGCTACTACCTTTGCGGGAAAAGCGATCTCCCACGCGGCCGAGACTCCCGAGTCGATCGCAAGCAATTATCCGGGTGGACCTGTTTGCCCCTTTCCAGCACTAACTCCGGCTGAAGATTTCTATACCGTCGCCCGCGGGAACCCTAAGCCACATACGCTTACCGGTCAGGCATTGGAAAACGCGCGAATGACTCCCGCAAGTTGGCGATTGGAAATAACGGCCGATCCGTTCATAGAGGAGCCCAACATTCAACTACCGGCGACCGTAAATCATCCTCTCACTTTGGCCGACGGCACGGCGCTCGATCTGCCGATGCTTTTGGAATTGGGAAAGATGAAGAGCGTAAAATATATCAAGGCGATGCAATGCTTGAACATTCCTTCTCCATTGGGTCAAGGACTCTGGGAAGGAGTTCCGTTGCGCGATATTCTTGGTCTTTGTGGATCGATGAATAATGTTCGCCGCATCTACTATTGGGGGTTTCACAACAACGATCCGGAACAGATCTTCCAGTCTTCCGTCAGTTATACTCAGGCGATGGAAACTCCACCCGGTGAGCTACCCGTATTTCTTGCATATAAACTCAACGGTAAACCGATTCCACCGATACGGGGCGGACCGGTAAGAATGGTCGTTACCTGGTCACACGGCTTCAAATCGGTTAAATGGCTTCAACACATTTTCCTTACCAACGATTACCGGAGCAACGATACCTACGCGCTAAAGAACAATGACCCCGAGTCGTTTCTTAAAACGGCCGCCTACACCACCGAAATTCCGGAGAAAGTTTCCTCAGGAAAAATCCTTACCGTAACCGGACAAGTCATATCCGGCTTATCTGGATTGGAACGCGTGGAATGTTGGGTTCGAAAGGTCGGTGCCGAGCAAGAGCCACTCGACGATGACGATCCCGAATTTGTTAGTGCTCCCTGGAAACCCTGCCACATTTATCCCCAGCCTGATTGGAGCGTGGAATTGCCAAATGGAATCTCCACCAAAAACATTCTGGGCTTCGATCCCAAAACCGGAGAACCCAAAACATGGCCGCTACGCTTCGGCGTGGGATTTTGGTTTACAGAAATCAACAATCTCAAACCAGGTCACTACGAAGTTCGCGCTCGGGCGGTCGATCTGAATGGCTACGCACAACCAGAACCTCGACCCGCGGCAAGAAGTGGCAAAAACGGAATTCAAGTACGTCAATTCGAGGTAGTTTGA
- a CDS encoding mandelate racemase/muconate lactonizing enzyme family protein, which translates to MTQLSRRSFLTTLAGATAATWLSSYSLHAASERGKVKITDIKTMLLNGARTYTLVKIETDAGLFGFAEAYGSPGLGIVEAIHGVKEFLIGKDPLEIDRLYTGYRYTDGSAHHQQRAFSGIEMALWDLAGKILNVPSATLLGGRFRDKVRLYDHATPKDFLDKKACRDWAEEVMETPNGINCHKFGPFRTKPENDFGKDPSNRLLSSKELRNLRQGFENARDALGWDHDIMIGCHWEFDLRSAIDLAEVVASIKPLWLEDPLPVPYSESWKRLAEMSPVPICTGENWMRRSEALPFVTNAAIDILHPDLRNSGGFLESKRMADLADLYFLPMANHNTGSIVNGMASIQWASSIRDYLACETVFFNGGWMDDVIVHNEPLCKNGFVELTDKPGLGIELDPDVVKAHLVQGEKWWG; encoded by the coding sequence ATGACACAATTATCACGACGCTCATTCTTGACTACATTGGCAGGGGCAACAGCTGCCACCTGGCTTTCATCCTATTCCCTGCACGCGGCTTCCGAAAGAGGAAAGGTCAAGATAACCGATATTAAAACCATGCTCCTGAATGGAGCGCGCACCTATACGCTGGTAAAGATTGAAACAGATGCAGGGTTGTTTGGATTCGCCGAGGCTTATGGTTCTCCCGGTCTGGGGATTGTGGAAGCTATTCATGGAGTGAAGGAATTCCTTATTGGAAAAGATCCTTTGGAAATCGACCGACTCTATACCGGTTATCGCTACACCGATGGCAGTGCGCATCATCAACAGCGCGCTTTTAGTGGCATTGAAATGGCCCTCTGGGATTTGGCAGGGAAGATCCTGAACGTTCCATCGGCAACATTATTAGGCGGCCGATTTCGTGACAAAGTTCGATTGTACGACCACGCTACTCCAAAAGATTTTCTCGACAAAAAGGCCTGTCGTGATTGGGCCGAGGAAGTGATGGAAACACCCAACGGAATTAACTGCCACAAGTTTGGCCCATTCCGTACAAAGCCAGAAAATGACTTTGGAAAAGATCCATCCAATCGCCTGCTTTCCAGCAAGGAACTTCGCAACCTCCGCCAAGGATTTGAAAACGCGCGCGACGCATTGGGATGGGACCACGACATTATGATCGGATGCCATTGGGAATTCGATCTTCGAAGTGCCATTGATCTGGCCGAGGTGGTTGCCTCTATAAAACCGTTATGGCTGGAAGATCCTCTACCAGTCCCCTACTCCGAAAGCTGGAAACGCCTGGCGGAAATGTCGCCGGTTCCTATTTGCACGGGAGAGAACTGGATGCGCCGATCAGAAGCACTCCCCTTTGTGACGAATGCCGCCATCGACATCTTACACCCCGACCTACGCAACTCGGGCGGGTTTCTGGAAAGTAAACGAATGGCAGATCTGGCAGACCTCTACTTTCTCCCCATGGCCAATCATAATACAGGTAGCATCGTGAACGGTATGGCATCTATTCAATGGGCATCATCCATTCGTGATTACCTCGCCTGTGAAACGGTCTTCTTTAACGGAGGCTGGATGGATGATGTTATAGTCCACAATGAACCGTTGTGTAAGAACGGATTCGTAGAACTGACTGATAAGCCCGGCCTGGGAATCGAGCTCGACCCAGATGTGGTTAAGGCGCATCTAGTCCAAGGAGAAAAATGGTGGGGCTGA
- a CDS encoding PQQ-dependent sugar dehydrogenase, with product MMTVLKFQIRTKTAKELPTEQSLFKRLVQPWRAVLAFLCLLVFPLVSRADRTGKEVYTTHCAVCHGPNLEGGQAASFIDGVWNYGSGDGQHRRNIAFGIIGTPMVPWNTVLTDPEIDAVLEYILKVEAELRVEPPPPPSHFDTEHYRLKIEIVAKGLSKPWGITFLDDRTAVFTEHGGALRLLIDNKVVEQPIADTPLAVMLSDDGSMGYLDIAADPNYAENGWIYLVYAHEADRILDNEEIKRSMVRVVRGRIKDGHWKDQQVIYSAPEDAYTFVRDHYGSRLLFDRDGYLYFSIGDRHLMIQAQNLARPEGKIHRIHPDGRIPKDNPFAAMRLTGVLPTIFAYGSRNAQGLAFHPITGEIWSTEHGPMGGDELNRITKGVNLGWPVITMGLHSDNTPLTPYKEREGMAQPMKYWTPSPALSAIEFNTSPLFPKWKHNLLVASLKHKNIRRLIIEGDTVTEAEFILKDCGRIRDITTGPDGALYILVDQRGFLLRLTPDT from the coding sequence ATGATGACGGTCCTGAAATTCCAAATCCGAACAAAAACCGCAAAAGAACTCCCCACGGAACAGTCGTTATTCAAAAGATTGGTACAGCCATGGCGCGCAGTGTTGGCGTTTCTGTGCCTGTTAGTATTTCCGCTCGTATCCAGGGCTGATCGTACCGGGAAGGAAGTTTACACCACGCATTGCGCAGTTTGTCATGGGCCCAACCTGGAAGGCGGACAGGCTGCAAGTTTTATTGATGGTGTTTGGAATTACGGTTCCGGAGATGGTCAACACAGACGTAATATCGCGTTCGGTATTATAGGAACTCCGATGGTGCCCTGGAATACAGTTCTGACAGACCCGGAAATCGATGCGGTTCTGGAATACATTCTCAAGGTGGAGGCGGAACTCAGGGTCGAGCCACCTCCACCTCCCAGCCATTTCGATACCGAACATTACCGCTTAAAAATCGAAATAGTGGCGAAAGGCCTAAGCAAACCATGGGGAATTACTTTTCTCGACGATCGGACAGCGGTGTTTACCGAGCACGGCGGAGCGCTACGCTTACTGATTGATAACAAAGTTGTGGAGCAACCAATAGCAGATACTCCCCTTGCAGTGATGCTGTCGGACGATGGAAGTATGGGATACCTCGACATCGCAGCCGATCCGAATTACGCCGAAAACGGTTGGATATATCTGGTCTACGCGCATGAAGCGGATAGAATTCTTGATAACGAGGAAATCAAGCGGTCCATGGTGCGCGTGGTACGAGGTCGGATAAAAGACGGGCATTGGAAAGACCAGCAAGTCATCTACTCGGCACCCGAAGATGCTTACACATTCGTTCGGGATCACTATGGTTCACGACTGCTGTTTGATCGGGACGGCTATTTGTATTTCAGCATTGGAGACCGTCACCTGATGATACAGGCGCAGAATCTGGCCAGACCCGAAGGTAAAATTCATCGTATCCATCCCGATGGCAGAATCCCGAAAGACAATCCATTTGCTGCCATGAGGCTTACCGGCGTTTTGCCAACTATCTTTGCCTATGGCTCTCGCAACGCCCAGGGACTCGCGTTTCACCCAATAACCGGCGAAATCTGGTCGACCGAACATGGTCCCATGGGTGGTGATGAGCTGAACAGAATTACCAAAGGAGTTAACTTGGGTTGGCCCGTAATCACAATGGGACTGCATTCTGACAACACGCCGCTTACGCCTTACAAGGAGAGGGAAGGCATGGCCCAGCCCATGAAATATTGGACCCCCTCCCCTGCCCTGAGCGCCATCGAATTCAACACCAGCCCTCTTTTCCCAAAATGGAAACACAACCTGTTGGTAGCCTCTCTGAAACATAAGAACATTCGCCGGCTTATTATCGAGGGTGACACAGTCACTGAAGCAGAATTCATCCTAAAAGATTGCGGACGAATTCGGGATATAACTACTGGCCCTGACGGAGCACTCTATATTTTGGTAGATCAACGAGGATTCTTACTCCGACTTACCCCTGATACCTAA
- a CDS encoding amidohydrolase/deacetylase family metallohydrolase, whose product MKIITKLKNFALGFLCAFLPLGTFGQNYDILLKGGHVIDAKNDIDGVFDVAITGNRIAAVAVNIPENEGKLIVDASGLYVTPGLIDLHAHMFWGTSEGDYLANSFSALPPDGFTLQYGVTTAVDAGGPGWRNFELYKRQTIDKSTTRIKVFLNIVGSGMSGDPDEQDVGDMDPKLAAMMAFEHPNEIVGIKLAHFKGPNWIPVRKAVEAGRWANIPVMVDFGRSEPSLSIEHLFLEELRPGDIYTHCFADALGRESIVDESGKLKDFVPKAIKRGLIFDVGHGAGSFRWSVAIPALEQGMRPQTISTDLHTGSMNRGMKNQLNVMSKLLNIGMTLEEVILASTWKPAQVIKMDEDLGHLSVGALADVAVLRKLAGKFGFIDVANTRFDGTEKLVCELTILDGKVVWDLNGISMEKWDEAIIPSAPGRSEVLNFINPPK is encoded by the coding sequence ATGAAAATAATAACCAAACTTAAGAACTTTGCCTTAGGATTTCTTTGTGCGTTTTTGCCCCTAGGAACGTTTGGCCAAAACTATGACATCTTGCTTAAAGGTGGGCATGTCATTGATGCGAAAAATGATATCGATGGGGTTTTTGACGTGGCGATTACCGGTAACCGAATTGCGGCGGTTGCGGTGAATATTCCTGAAAATGAGGGAAAGCTCATTGTCGATGCATCCGGCCTGTATGTGACGCCAGGCTTGATTGACTTGCATGCCCACATGTTCTGGGGAACGAGCGAAGGGGATTACCTGGCAAATAGTTTCAGTGCCCTGCCGCCCGATGGATTTACTTTGCAGTATGGAGTGACCACCGCGGTGGACGCAGGAGGACCCGGCTGGAGGAACTTCGAGCTTTATAAACGCCAAACCATAGACAAGTCCACGACACGAATAAAAGTGTTTCTCAATATTGTGGGTTCCGGAATGAGCGGGGATCCCGACGAGCAAGACGTTGGTGATATGGATCCCAAATTGGCAGCCATGATGGCCTTTGAGCACCCGAATGAGATTGTCGGGATAAAGCTGGCTCATTTTAAAGGTCCTAATTGGATCCCCGTGCGAAAGGCGGTGGAGGCAGGTCGTTGGGCGAACATTCCTGTTATGGTCGATTTTGGTAGGTCTGAACCTTCTCTTTCAATTGAACATTTATTCCTGGAAGAATTGAGACCTGGTGACATTTACACTCATTGCTTTGCAGATGCCTTGGGTCGGGAATCGATTGTGGATGAATCGGGAAAACTTAAAGATTTTGTTCCAAAGGCCATTAAGCGCGGTCTGATTTTTGATGTAGGACACGGTGCGGGAAGCTTTCGTTGGTCTGTTGCTATTCCGGCTCTTGAACAAGGCATGCGACCTCAAACCATCAGCACCGATCTTCACACTGGCAGCATGAATAGAGGCATGAAAAATCAGCTCAACGTCATGTCAAAATTGCTAAATATTGGCATGACTTTGGAGGAAGTAATCCTGGCATCTACCTGGAAGCCTGCGCAGGTCATCAAAATGGATGAGGACCTGGGCCACCTCAGTGTCGGCGCTTTGGCCGATGTCGCTGTTCTTCGAAAATTAGCGGGAAAGTTTGGATTCATCGACGTCGCTAATACCCGGTTCGATGGGACTGAAAAGTTGGTCTGTGAACTGACGATTCTCGACGGAAAAGTAGTATGGGACCTGAACGGCATTTCTATGGAAAAGTGGGATGAAGCAATAATTCCGTCCGCTCCTGGACGATCGGAAGTTCTCAATTTTATTAATCCACCAAAATGA
- a CDS encoding RidA family protein, with translation MKNTVNISVVAIAFLGFFLFIFSPFFKDGKENTDTSFAAHHESSSFEANLKKSGIILNTGAKANDHFLPVVVAGNLAFLSGHGPRKPEGGSVQGKVGKDLTIEEGYHAARLTMIALLSSLREEIGSLDRVKRIVKVHGMVNCTADFTQQPAVINGATAVLTEIFGDMGKPARAAVGMGSLPSNIAVEIEMIVELQP, from the coding sequence ATGAAAAACACAGTCAATATATCAGTTGTCGCCATCGCCTTCCTGGGCTTTTTTCTATTCATATTTTCGCCGTTTTTTAAGGACGGAAAAGAGAATACGGATACGAGTTTCGCTGCTCATCACGAGAGCTCGAGCTTTGAAGCGAATTTAAAGAAATCAGGAATTATTTTAAATACAGGAGCAAAGGCAAATGATCACTTTCTACCAGTCGTAGTTGCCGGGAATCTTGCTTTTCTGTCAGGGCATGGACCGAGAAAACCGGAAGGCGGTTCTGTCCAGGGAAAGGTAGGCAAAGACCTGACCATCGAGGAAGGTTATCATGCTGCACGTCTTACGATGATAGCGTTATTGTCATCCTTGAGAGAGGAGATCGGTAGTCTCGATCGGGTAAAGCGGATTGTGAAAGTACACGGCATGGTGAATTGCACGGCAGATTTTACGCAACAACCTGCGGTAATAAACGGAGCCACAGCTGTGTTGACCGAAATATTTGGTGACATGGGCAAGCCCGCTCGCGCCGCCGTTGGGATGGGATCTCTGCCCAGTAATATAGCGGTCGAGATCGAGATGATCGTGGAATTGCAGCCTTGA
- a CDS encoding aminotransferase class V-fold PLP-dependent enzyme: protein MISRRKLLKRLSSLPLLGGLAAGGLAPTKLLAAEKSVKRNYYEELGVRTLINAAGAYTTLTACLMPREVLEAYTEAAKDFVSLNDLHDAVGKKIAGLVGCEAAMVTAGAASAMTLATAGVLTGTDEDKAKRIPIDLSGMKNEVIVQKEHIVGYTHAVINCGIKLVVVESRKELLNAINKNTAMLYFTDVHNFDGSVQEEEFVQIGKERSVPTFNDAAAAVPPKESLSRYTDMGFDLVAISGGKGIRGPQSAGLLIGRKDLIEAARFNAPPTSDRIGRGMKVNKEEMVAMWIALERYMKHDVEKEHMFWKQQIDWLEDTLSPIDGVITENFVPQRPNNVPTLKLSWNRSKIPASGFDIQKALRDGEPSIEIARTHEDGFNITTWMLQPDQLETVGARVKAELKKAHV, encoded by the coding sequence ATGATAAGCAGAAGAAAATTACTAAAACGGCTATCCAGCCTACCATTATTAGGTGGGCTTGCTGCTGGTGGGTTGGCACCGACAAAGTTACTCGCTGCAGAAAAATCCGTGAAGAGAAATTACTACGAGGAATTGGGCGTTCGGACGCTTATTAACGCCGCCGGAGCTTACACCACTCTCACTGCTTGCCTGATGCCCCGAGAAGTATTGGAAGCCTATACGGAGGCCGCTAAAGACTTTGTTTCATTAAACGATTTGCACGATGCTGTCGGCAAAAAGATTGCCGGTTTGGTGGGTTGTGAGGCCGCCATGGTTACCGCCGGAGCTGCCTCTGCCATGACCCTGGCAACAGCCGGTGTTTTGACAGGCACCGATGAGGACAAAGCTAAACGTATCCCGATTGATCTCAGTGGCATGAAAAACGAGGTGATTGTGCAAAAAGAGCATATTGTAGGGTATACTCACGCAGTCATAAACTGTGGCATCAAGCTGGTGGTTGTTGAGTCGCGAAAGGAATTGCTGAATGCGATCAATAAAAACACGGCCATGCTTTACTTTACTGACGTGCACAACTTTGACGGCTCGGTTCAAGAGGAGGAGTTTGTTCAAATAGGAAAGGAACGAAGCGTTCCAACTTTTAATGATGCTGCTGCCGCAGTACCGCCAAAAGAGAGTTTGTCAAGATACACCGATATGGGTTTCGACCTGGTGGCCATTTCCGGTGGCAAAGGAATTCGCGGACCTCAAAGCGCCGGGCTTTTGATTGGTCGAAAAGATCTGATTGAAGCAGCACGGTTCAATGCACCTCCTACGTCTGACCGTATTGGTCGGGGAATGAAGGTAAACAAGGAAGAAATGGTTGCTATGTGGATCGCACTGGAAAGGTACATGAAACACGATGTGGAGAAGGAGCATATGTTCTGGAAACAACAGATCGATTGGTTAGAAGATACTCTCTCACCTATTGACGGAGTAATAACCGAGAACTTCGTTCCTCAGCGTCCCAACAATGTGCCCACTTTAAAGTTGTCCTGGAACCGGAGCAAAATCCCGGCATCTGGATTTGATATCCAAAAAGCTCTCCGCGATGGAGAACCATCCATAGAGATTGCTAGAACTCACGAAGACGGATTTAACATCACCACCTGGATGTTGCAACCCGATCAGCTCGAAACCGTAGGTGCTCGGGTGAAGGCGGAACTTAAAAAGGCCCATGTTTGA
- a CDS encoding aminotransferase class V-fold PLP-dependent enzyme, with translation MPSRRTVLKQLSSLPVIGGVAVGGLIGGREVSGASHSQRDYYKELGLKTFINAAGTYTALTGCLMPKEVIDAYTYASNEYVGLNELQDAVGKKIAEMIGCEAAMVTAGAASAMTLGTAGILTGTDDDKAKRIPNDLSGMKDEVIVQESHVIGYSHAIKNCGVKLIVVKTRNELINAINDKTAMLYFTNYANNDGQVQDKEFAEIGKRYGIPSLNDAAADTPPKNRLSMYIDMGFDLVTFSGGKGIRGPQSAGLLYGRKDLIEAARFNAPPNGDRIGRGMKVNKEEIVAMWIALETFLKMDLDKEWKLWEKQIDLIERAASSVDGITTKIYVPEINNHVPTLDISWDTARFPMSGTEFQTALRDGSPSIAVARPAENSVNITTWMMVPGQEKVVARRIKEELQKARA, from the coding sequence ATGCCAAGCAGAAGAACAGTACTAAAACAGTTATCGAGTCTACCAGTAATTGGAGGAGTTGCAGTTGGTGGATTAATAGGTGGCAGGGAAGTTTCCGGCGCCAGTCACTCTCAAAGAGATTATTACAAGGAGCTTGGGCTGAAAACATTTATAAATGCAGCTGGTACCTACACGGCTTTGACGGGATGCCTGATGCCCAAGGAGGTCATTGATGCCTATACCTATGCGTCAAACGAATACGTGGGGCTCAACGAACTGCAGGACGCCGTTGGCAAGAAGATTGCCGAAATGATTGGTTGCGAGGCGGCCATGGTAACGGCCGGTGCTGCTTCGGCAATGACGCTAGGGACCGCAGGTATCTTAACCGGAACCGATGACGACAAGGCCAAGAGGATTCCCAATGATCTTAGTGGTATGAAGGACGAAGTAATCGTTCAGGAATCGCATGTTATCGGTTATTCGCATGCTATAAAAAACTGTGGCGTTAAATTGATCGTTGTTAAAACACGGAACGAGCTGATCAACGCGATTAACGACAAGACAGCCATGCTTTATTTTACGAACTATGCGAACAACGATGGTCAGGTGCAGGACAAGGAGTTTGCAGAGATTGGAAAACGATATGGTATTCCTTCATTAAACGATGCGGCTGCCGATACGCCCCCAAAGAATCGGCTTTCGATGTACATCGATATGGGTTTCGACCTCGTCACGTTTTCCGGCGGTAAGGGTATCAGGGGGCCACAAAGTGCCGGGTTGTTGTATGGAAGAAAAGACCTGATCGAGGCTGCGCGTTTTAACGCTCCTCCCAACGGCGATCGAATTGGTCGCGGAATGAAAGTAAACAAGGAAGAGATCGTCGCGATGTGGATAGCCTTGGAGACATTTTTGAAAATGGATTTGGATAAGGAATGGAAACTCTGGGAAAAACAGATCGATCTGATTGAACGTGCGGCTTCCTCGGTGGATGGCATCACTACCAAAATTTATGTGCCGGAAATCAACAACCATGTTCCTACACTGGACATTAGTTGGGATACTGCCAGATTCCCTATGTCGGGTACCGAATTTCAAACAGCATTACGTGATGGTTCCCCTTCAATCGCTGTCGCCCGTCCGGCTGAAAATTCTGTCAACATTACTACCTGGATGATGGTCCCAGGACAAGAAAAGGTAGTAGCCAGACGCATAAAGGAGGAATTGCAAAAGGCCCGCGCCTGA